The DNA segment TAGCGGGCAAATCCAGTGGTTCCTGATCCTCCAGGTACAATCGCCCCACCCCGTCAAGGGTTCTCACTGCGATGAATCCCTGCCCGCCAAGGGGGTTAAGACTTTGTGATGTTCGCCGTGAGAAGTCACAATGGATGTCATAAGTCGGGTCCGCGTCTACCCGCCAGACGGTATTGAGGTTAAGACTTGCGACAGTTGTCGGCCCGTGTGCTGTTGCAAACTGTTCGAACATGAGGTTTGTTCCGAAAAGTATATGTTTATTTCCGTTTTGTCTATTCCAGTGTAGTTTGTTGCGGATTAAAATGCAAGTATTGATATGGCTAAGTGTTTTTGTGACTCACTGGCCATACCCGGCTGAATTGAGAGTGTATGAGCTTTCGGGACCTGTGGGCGTATCTCGGAAGCTCGTTTTTTGTATGATTTCTAACTTTCTGGAGATGGAAAATGTTTCGATCCTTTCACTTGTTAATTCTGACGTCGATATTTGCATTGATCTTGTCCTCTGCAGTGTTTGCCGCAGGTTCTGAAGGCATGCATCTTGTGGCAGATATTGATTTCGCTGGCCAGGATACCCCCGCCCTTATCGAAGGCGCGAAATGGAAATACCCCCTCACTGCGATCGGGACCGACAAGGTCGCGGCGGACAGCACAAAGCGGATCGTGGCTTTTGGCGAGCAGGTGACTGTATCGCTGGCCGGGTTGCGCGCGGAGGCGAAGTACAGTCTGGAGGTTTCGTATCTTTCGGACAGTCGCGACAGGGTGCAGCGCCTCAAGGCGGATGACCTGGTTCTTCAGAAAAGACATGAACTGAAGAAGGGGCAAGTGGAGCGGTTCAGTGTCGATCTACCTGAGCAAGTATACGCTGACGGTGAGATCGTTCTTACCGCGGAAAAGATAAGCGGTCCCAATGCGGTTATTGCGGGGGTGAAGCTGTTTTCGAATCAGCAGGGTATGCTCTGTCTGCCTGCAGTAAAGGCGGCTGGTAAGCTCGGCGGGCATATCGAGGGCAAGGTATTCAACGCGAACGACAATGAGCCTTTGGCGGGTGCGGCGATAAAATCTGAGTACGACGGCCAGATCGTTGAGGCAGTGAGTGATTCTGAGGGCAGGTTTGTGCTGAAGCTGCCTTACGAATGGCGAGAGGGGCTTGCAAAGAATTTAAAGATCACTTGTGTCTGGCAGGGCAGAGAAGAGCGGACCTGGGTTCCACGGGGTGAGATATTCAGGCCCAGATTGACGGTTCGGCCAGTTGATGTAAAAAAGGTGGATCAGCCTATCATGAGTCTGAACGGCCACTGGGATTTTTGTCCCGTGCCTGATGAGGGATTTTCGAATACCGGTGAGAATGCGGGCCAGTGGTATGAAATTGAAGTGCCGGGCGAGTGGGTGATGCAGGGCTTTGCAGTTGAGCAGGGAAAGTTCGCGGCGTACCGGCGGAAGCTTGACGTGCCGGAAGATTGGGACGGCCAGCGGGTAAAGCTCCGTTTTGATGGAGTTTACAGCGTTTGCAGAATATGGGTAAACGGTCAGCCGGCTGGTGAACATTCTGGCGGGTTTACGCCGTTTGAGGTTGACGTAACGGACCTGGTGAATGCGGGCGATGAGAACGAGATCGTCCTGGCGGTCAAGAACGAATCGCTTGCGGATGTGCTCGCCAGCGGCAGCCAGTACGCGGTGCATCAGCTCGGCGGCATATCGCGCAAAGTGACAATGTTCGCAGTTCCGACCGTGAACGTCGCCTCCATGCACGTGGTGACGGATATGGACGAGGAGTATGCCGATGCTGTGATGCGGGTGGAGATGGATATTGTCAATGACGGCGAGAAAAACTGGAAGGGTGGCAAGGTCGAGTTCAAACTTACCGCCTGGAAGGATAAGCAGGATGTGCGGATCGACCAGGATAAGTTCAAGATCGATGCGATCGCTGCCGGCCAGCGGCTGCGGAAAGTCTTCGAGATCAAGGTAGACAATCCGCGCAAGTGGACGAGCGAGACGCCGAATCTTTATGTTCTGAGCTGTGAGCTGAAACGAGGCTGGAGCATGCTCGAAAAGGTTCAGCGGCGTATCGGTTTCAGGGAGATAGAGGTCCAGGGCAATCAGTTGCTCGTGAACGGCAAGCCCGTCAAGCTGCGGGGCGTGAACAGGCACGAGGCTCATCCGCTGCGTGGACGCAGCCTGACCGCCGAGCAGTGGCGAACCGACGCGGAGCTGTTCAAAGCGGCAAACTGCAATTACATACGGACCAGCCATTATCCGCCTGCCGAAGAATTCATCGCGGCATGTGACGAAATCGGACTCTTCGTCGAGGAGGAGGCCCCGTTCTGCTGGGTAGGCCACGGTACGAATTCGACCTGGCGGAACGCCGACCCGCAGGCACGGAAGAATCTTCAGACACTTCTGCAGGGTACAGCGGAAATGATCGAGCGCGACAGGAGCAATCCGAGTGTGCTGTTCTGGTCGTTGGCGAACGAGTCGCAGTGGGGCAGGAATTTCGAACGCACCTTCGCGATGTCTAACCTGGCTGACCCCAGCAGACCCAAGGCGTTCCATGACCAGTCGTGGGGCGGTTACAACAATTATGGCAGCAATACCCAGATTGCGAACTTCCATTATCCGGGTCCCGGCGGTCCCGAGCAAGCGAAGAACAGCGAGAGACCTTTGCTGTTTGGTGAATATCTTCATTTGAACGCGTATAATCGTTTTGAGCTCACCGCAGATCCGGGTTTGCGTGATATATGGGGCCAGGGTCTGAAAAAGATGTGGGACGATATGTATGCGACCGATGCTCTGCTTGGCGGTGCGATCTGGTCCGGCGTTGACGATACGTTCTTTTTGCCGAACGGCAAGACCGTTGGTTACGGCACATGGGGACCGATCGACGGCTGGCGGCGGAAAAAGCCTGAGTGGTGGCATGTGAAAAAGGTGTATTCGCCGGTGCGGATTTTGGAGGATTCGGTCATATTTGCAGATGGCGAAATGCACGCAGAGGTTGAGAACCGGTTCAATTTTACGAATCTGGATGAGGTGGTATTTGCGTGGACATGTGATGAGCGTTCAGGTAAGGCCCGTTTCGATATCCCGCCTCGCGGCAAGGGGAAGATCAAACTGCCGATCGGTGATATAGCTGCGGATCAAGCTGCCGGGATCACAATTGTTACAGCGGACGGCAGAGTTGTCGACGAGTACAGATTTGTGAATGAAACCATCGAATCCGACCACGAGCCGATGAAGCAAGCTGCCGGCAAAGTTACAGCAGTTACTGAAGACGGCAAGATCGTCGTAAACGGTGACGGGTTCCGTTATGTATTTGACAAAACGAGCGGAAAGCTCAAGGGAGGTTATGTCGGCGATGACAAAGTGCTCACCGGCGGTCCCGAGCTGATGCTGCTTCCTCTGAACAGCGGCGGCGATACACAGATGACAGGCGAAGATGAGTACGTGCCGTTCACACCGACCTGCAGCGCCTGGAAGGCTGATACCGTTAACGTTGAGGAGTCCGAAAATGTGGTCATCAATGTAGCGGGCAAGTACGACGAGGCTCAGGGCAGCTATCGGATCGTGATCGGGCCGGATGGTGAGATGACTGTCAAGTATGACTTTACCTGTCTAAAGGATATTAACCCGCGGCAGGTTGGTATTGTCTTCGATACGACAAAGCACTGCGATACGCTGAGCTGGAAGCGGGACGGACTGTGGACGGCCTATCCTGACTGGCATATCGGAAGGCTGGAAGGAAGTACCAGGGCCTTCGCAGGTACTCCGGTCAGTGAGTCTGCGGGACCAAGATATGAGCCGGCATATGAGTGGCGTTTTGACTGCAATGAACTTGGGACGAATGATTTCCGTTCGACGAAGGAAAATATTTATACCGCAAGTCTGACGGACGATCGAGCCCGGGGGCTCGAGGTGAATAGCGACGGCAGTCAGAGCGTTCGCGCATGGCTAAGCAATGACACGATTCGGCTGTTGATCGCTGATTATATCAATCCTGGTTCCGAGCGTTTCTATCGAAGACATGCACGACAGTGGGACAGGCCTTTGAAGAAGGGCGACAAGATAGCGGGAACAGTTACGGTTTCGCTACGGTAGGGTTTTGCTGTAATTGTAAAAAGTGAAGAGTGTTTTAGTTTGAGACAGGTTTGAAAAAATGACTAATCGAGAGAATTTCCTGCGTGCGCTTCGGCGCGACAATCCACAGAAGGTCCCGTTTGAGTTCGTGCTGTGTCCCTCGCAGGTTGAGGAACTGAAGAGAAGAACCGGGACCAAGGATTTCCGGGAGCACTTTGGTTTTCCGCTAAGGTATATCGAGCTGAATCCTACGAAGATGGATGTCGACTATTCGGTTTTTTATGACGATCTGCCTGCCGACGCCGAGCCTCTGCACTGGAATCCTGAGTGGGGGATCATGGGTGTCGCAGGGTCAACCGCGCATTTCCAGGAGATGCTGCACCCGATGAAGAATTTTACCAGTGTTCAGCAGGTACTCGATTATCCCTGGCCGGACTATCTGGAGGATTATCGCTGGCAAGGCGTCGATGCCCAGATACAGAACTTTGTCGAGCGTGACCTGATCGCGATAGGCAATATGCAGATGACAGTGTTCGAGCTTGCGTGGTATCTCCGCGGCATGGACAAATTCATGATGGATATGGTGATGGATCCTGATATGGCCAATGCGATCATGGACAAATTGATCGAACTTCGGGTCGGGATGGCAAAGCGTTTCGCGGGCTGCGGTGCGGATATCCTGATGCTGGGCGATGACGTCTCAACGCAGGAAGATATGATGATGAGCCCGGCGATGTGGCGGGATACGCAGAAGTGGCGGCTGGCAAAGGTGATCGATGCTGCACGAAGCGTCAAGCCGGACATACTGATATTCTATCACGGTGACGGCAATCTGCAAAAGATCATACCGGACCTGATCGAGATCGGCGTTGACATCCTCAACCCCGTCCAGCCCGAATGCATGGATCCAAAGGAGGTCAAAAAACTGTACGGTGACAATTTGTCATTCTGGGGTTGTCTTGGTACGCAGACAACGCTTCCATTCGGAACCGCCGACGAAGTCGAAGCGAAGTGCAAAGAGCTCATTGAGACGGTCGGCGCTGGCGGAGGCCTGCTGCTTGCCCCTACGCACATGGTCGAGCCCGACGTCCCGTGGGAGAATATCGAGGCATTCGCCCGTGCGATCGATAAGTACGGCAGGTATTGACAGCGAAAATCAAAGCAAATTCGTACTCGAAAGAGGTTTTCTTAATATGCGAATATCCTTTGCGGACGGCGGGATGCTTTAGTATAATGCCGTCGCTGTAAAAGTCATTTCCGGGTAAGGGATGGCTGATCATAAATGTGGGTCCAAACATTTCTTTGAGGTGAGTATGAGTGTGAAATTTCTGTCCGGCAGCAAATGCGTATTTATGTTGTTTTTAGCGGCCTTGAGCCTTTTTGCTCTGCCGGTGAGTCTGTCACAGGCGGCCGAGCCCGCCGAAGAAGCCCCGCGTGTTCATGCAGTGGTAGACATCGGCCACCAGTTCAGTTTCTACGGGGACGGCCGCTTCCATACTCAGTACCTGCCCGGCCAACCCCGAGCGACTTGTTGGGGTGCGCTGTACAATTTCGATTATTCGAATGCGAATCTGCTCGTGCTTCTGGGCTGTGAGTCGAAGCTGAAGTACCTGCCCAAGGATTTCCGGACGATGGTGCAGTTCATGCGGGACGGCGGGGGCGTTGTACTGCTTGGATGGGCAAGCAGCAAACCGCAGAATGAACTTGCACAGAAGTTCGGTGTGACGTTCAAGAAGGGTGCAAAGAAGCCTTTCAAGGCGGTATCGGACGAGATTACTGACGAGATCGAAGGACGCGGGGATTGGTTTGAGATACGCAATCCGGCGATCTGGGAGGTGCTCATCGCAGATGCGCAGGGGCGTGCCGTCCTCGCGCGTCGCAATGTTGGAAAAGGCACACTGCTCGTCGGGGCCCGTGGGCTCGCTGGCAGTCGTCCTGATGCGAAAGATAATATAAACGCGAGCTGGTGGACGCCCCTGCTGGAAAAGACCTCAGCAGGTAAGCCCGTCGATCCCAAAAAGCCCTTTCGCAGCATCGGGCTTGGCAACCTGGAATACACGGAAAAACTGGGCAACATCAAGCTGCATTACAGTGAGTATCTAAGGCCTTACGCAAAGGCGATGGCAGATATTTATCAGCGGGTGAATCCACAGATCGAAGAGCGGATGGGGGTTCCGCTTTCTGACGGCATGGCCAGTGAGATCGGCCTGCTTGCAACAGGCGGCGGAGGATTTTCTAGCGGGCGTATGCTCGGGCTCGCGGTATTCTGGGGCGGCTTCCCCGACCGCGAGGACAGCATGATCGAGTTCATCACGCATGAGTCCGTACATTCGTGGGTGCTCCCGTTCCCCGAGATTTGGAACGAGCCGATCGCGACGTATGTCGGCGATCTGGTAATGGTGGACATGGGCTATCCTGAGGAGGGCATGCGCAGGATCAACCGAACCATCGATCGGGCAAAGAAGATAGACCCGACCATGAAAAAGTACGACATCCGCGGCAAGAGCATTACCGGCGAGGATCTCGAGGGCGGACAGGCTAATGCGATGCACTGGGGCAAGACCTTCTGGATATTCGAGCAGATGCGGAAAGAAAATCCTGATGTAGTTGCGGATTACTTCAAGGCAAAACGCGAACTGGCCAAACCAGGCGAGATCGAGAAGTATGATGCCAATAACACCGTCGCAATTATGAGTGTCGCAATGGGACGGGACATGTTCGGCTGGTTCCACGAGCACGGCTTCGATGTGAGTCGAGATAAGTCTGAGATTAAGATCGAACTGGAGTCGGCGAAGTAGTCCAAGACTAACTTATAATATTGTAGATGTTTGCCGATCAGGGCTGGCGAGGCTTAGATGCTTTTCCAGTCCTGTTTTTTTGAGTAATAAAGGTGGAAGGTCGTTCAGAATAAAACGGAAGGTGTCGATGATACCTTTCTGCCTGAAAAACTATATTGTTATCGGATGTGCAGTTTATTATTCATGGCAACGGAAATTTCGGTGAAAACGATATTACTTAAGCGTTTTGGGCGTTTATTGTTACGTAATTGCGCAAAGCCGGCGAAAAAACTGAAAATGTTGTGAAAAACATCACAAAAAGCCTTGACTTATTTGAACTATGAGTTACATTTTGAGTACAGTTGTGATAGAGGCAAAGAGGTAAACGTAAAGAATCGTTCGGCAAGGGCGATTTTTCGAGGAAAAGAGGCAAAAGCAGGGGAAGGCAAGGAGCCATGCCGGTCAACCGCAAATGCATAATAAGGCTTTCGCGATATAAGAACGCTCTTCAGCGGCTAAAAGCGCTGGGTTTTGTCAAAGTGTTTTCCGACAACCTGGCCGATGCTGCGGGCGCTACCCCATCGCAGGTTCGCAAAGACTTCTCCCTGTTCGGCATCACCGGCAATCGTCGCGGCGGCTATGTCGTAGACGAGTTGATCGAGCAGCTTCGCGAGATCCTCGGCAAGAATGAGACACAAAAGGTCGTGCTTGCTGGTGTCGGAAACATCGGCAGGGCACTAATGCGTTACGAGGGTTTCGGCGGCGGAGGCATCAGCATCCTCGCGGCTTTCGATATCGACCCAGCCAAATTTGACGAAAATGCGGATATTCCGATCCTGCCACTGGAACGTATGCACGATTTTATTAGTGAGAACGACGTAAAGATCGGAATCCTCTCCGTACCCGACGTAGCGGCTCAGCAGGTTTCCGAGCTCATGCAGGCGGCAGGCATAAAGGGTATACTGAACTTCGCCCCCATTCAGCTCAGGGGCGATGATGGCGCGATAATCAACAGCATCAATCTGGAGGTTGAGCTGGAGAACCTGATCTATTTTGTCAACGCAGCCAAAAAAGGAGTGAAGGAATGATAAGATTCAGCACACTCCGCGGTAAGATATTCACAGCGTTTTTCGCGGTAATCCTCGCACTCGGCCTGTCGATCTTCTTTCTTGGCTATACTCTGGTAGAGGACAACATCGTAGAGCGTGCCCAGCAAGAGGTTGAACATGACCTGGCCAGTGCACGGTCATTTTATCAGGCCGAGATACAGCGGATCGGTGAGGATCTGCGATTGATAGAGTTTGACGGGAATGTTGAAAAGGTCCAGCAGAAGATAGGTCTGGATTATGCCCGTTACGTCGATAAGAACGAGGCGCCGCAGGTTCAAAGCGAAATAGTTCAGGCGGCATTCGAGAAAAACGAGGGTGTCGGCGGCACGCGGCTTATACCGAATGAAGAGCTGCAGAGTTACGATGAGCAGCTTGTAGCAGAACATTCCATAGCCATCAAACCAACGCCGATGGCTCGGCCCACAACTAAAGAAGTTACACAGAAAGTGATGAGCAAGGAATACGCTCTTCCGATCCGCGATGCGGATGGTGATATAGAAGGTGTCCTTTACGGCGGCCGTATCGTCAATCGTGACCATGCGTTGGTGGACCGGATCAGGTATCTTGTTTTCGGCCACGAGTCATATGAAGGCAAACCTGTCGGCACTGTTACGATTTTCCAGGATGACGTTAGGATCTCGACGAATGTTGTCAACGAAGACGGCAGCAGGGCGATAGGTACGCGTGTCTCGGACGAGGTTTACAGCAAAGTCGTCGAGCAAGGCAAGGTCTGGCACGATCGAGCATTCGTTGTAACTGACTGGTACAAAACAGCTTACGAGCCGATCGAGACGATTGAAGGCGAGATTGTCGGCATTCTCTATGTCGGCATACTCGAGGCGCCCTTCGTTGATATGGCCAGGGGTATTATGGGTTGGTTCCTGGTTATAGTTCTTTGCGGAACGTTGTTTGCAGGTGTGCTGTCTTATCTGATGGCAGGTGCCGTCTCCAGACCCTTGACCCATCTGCTGGAGGGCATAGAAAATCTCTCCGGCGGTAATCTCGGCTACGAGTCGCCGGTCAGGTCCTCGGTGGTCGAGATAAACAGACTTGCTAGCAGTTTCAACATAATGTCTGTCCGGCTCAAAGAACGTGACGAAAGCCTCAAAGAATCCAATGCCAAGCTCGAAGACCTGAACCAGAGATACCTGGAGCTGCTGGGATTCGTTGCCCACGAACTCAAAGGCATGCTCGCTTCGACGATCATGAACGCCTATTCCATACGAGACGGTTTTCTCGGAATGATCAATTTCAAGCAGAAAAGGGCGGTCGATTCGATCACGCGAAACCTTGATTACCTTGCCGCCACGGTAAAGAAGTTCCTGAACCTAAGCCGGATCGAGCGTGGCAAGCTGGAGCTGAACAAGTCCGAATTTGCGATCGGGCCCGAGGTGTTCGATATTTCGGTCAAGACCTTCGATAAACTGCTCAGTGACAAGGGTATGAAGGTCGAAAACAAGATCGATCCTGAGATGAAAGTCAGTGCGGATCTCGATCTGCTGCAGATAGTTGCAAATAATCTTATCAGTAACGCCGGTAAATATGGAACCGAAGGCGGCGTAATTCGAATAGATGCCCGGAACGAGGATAACTTTACTGTTGTCGAGGTTTACAACGACGGCAGGCCCATTTCTCAGGAAGCAATGGGGCATCTGTTCAAGAGGTTCTCCCGGCTCGATACGCCGGAGAAAAAGACCGTCAAAGGAACCGGGCTGGGTCTGTTTATTACCCGGCAAATAGTCGAGGCGCATGGTGGTGACATAAAAGTGGTACCAGGTGAAAACGGCAATACGTTTGTTTTCCGAATTGAAAGGGAATAACGAAGTGGCAACTCCATTAGACATTGTCAAAAAAAAGCGAGCCCAGGCTGTAAGCAAGATCATCAGCAAGGGGTATCTCTCAACCAAGCGTGTATATGTAGGTATGGCGACTTGTGAGATAGCCGCTGGATCAAAAGAGGTCATGGCTGTTTTCAAAGACGCTATGGCCAAAGGTCTTACGGACGTATATTTGAGCCAGAAGGGCTGTGCGGGCCGCTGCAATCTCGAGCCAACAGTTGAGATCGTCGAAGAAGGAAAGATCCCCGTCAAGTACGGCAAGGTCGACGAAAAGAAGGCTCGCGAGATCATCGAGCGGCATATCAAAAATGGTGAAATTATCGAAGAATGGCTGATATAAGCGAAAGGGTTTGGTTCAGTGCCTACGAATGAATATGTAATAACATTATGTGACGGGCCGAGCTGTCTGCATCGCGTTTCTCGTGAAGTACGTGATGCCGTCGAAGAATCGCTCGAAAAGCACGGTAAGAGTGACAGC comes from the Anaerohalosphaera lusitana genome and includes:
- a CDS encoding uroporphyrinogen decarboxylase family protein; translated protein: MTNRENFLRALRRDNPQKVPFEFVLCPSQVEELKRRTGTKDFREHFGFPLRYIELNPTKMDVDYSVFYDDLPADAEPLHWNPEWGIMGVAGSTAHFQEMLHPMKNFTSVQQVLDYPWPDYLEDYRWQGVDAQIQNFVERDLIAIGNMQMTVFELAWYLRGMDKFMMDMVMDPDMANAIMDKLIELRVGMAKRFAGCGADILMLGDDVSTQEDMMMSPAMWRDTQKWRLAKVIDAARSVKPDILIFYHGDGNLQKIIPDLIEIGVDILNPVQPECMDPKEVKKLYGDNLSFWGCLGTQTTLPFGTADEVEAKCKELIETVGAGGGLLLAPTHMVEPDVPWENIEAFARAIDKYGRY
- a CDS encoding cache domain-containing protein, with the translated sequence MIRFSTLRGKIFTAFFAVILALGLSIFFLGYTLVEDNIVERAQQEVEHDLASARSFYQAEIQRIGEDLRLIEFDGNVEKVQQKIGLDYARYVDKNEAPQVQSEIVQAAFEKNEGVGGTRLIPNEELQSYDEQLVAEHSIAIKPTPMARPTTKEVTQKVMSKEYALPIRDADGDIEGVLYGGRIVNRDHALVDRIRYLVFGHESYEGKPVGTVTIFQDDVRISTNVVNEDGSRAIGTRVSDEVYSKVVEQGKVWHDRAFVVTDWYKTAYEPIETIEGEIVGILYVGILEAPFVDMARGIMGWFLVIVLCGTLFAGVLSYLMAGAVSRPLTHLLEGIENLSGGNLGYESPVRSSVVEINRLASSFNIMSVRLKERDESLKESNAKLEDLNQRYLELLGFVAHELKGMLASTIMNAYSIRDGFLGMINFKQKRAVDSITRNLDYLAATVKKFLNLSRIERGKLELNKSEFAIGPEVFDISVKTFDKLLSDKGMKVENKIDPEMKVSADLDLLQIVANNLISNAGKYGTEGGVIRIDARNEDNFTVVEVYNDGRPISQEAMGHLFKRFSRLDTPEKKTVKGTGLGLFITRQIVEAHGGDIKVVPGENGNTFVFRIERE
- a CDS encoding redox-sensing transcriptional repressor Rex, giving the protein MPVNRKCIIRLSRYKNALQRLKALGFVKVFSDNLADAAGATPSQVRKDFSLFGITGNRRGGYVVDELIEQLREILGKNETQKVVLAGVGNIGRALMRYEGFGGGGISILAAFDIDPAKFDENADIPILPLERMHDFISENDVKIGILSVPDVAAQQVSELMQAAGIKGILNFAPIQLRGDDGAIINSINLEVELENLIYFVNAAKKGVKE
- a CDS encoding glycoside hydrolase family 2 TIM barrel-domain containing protein gives rise to the protein MADIDFAGQDTPALIEGAKWKYPLTAIGTDKVAADSTKRIVAFGEQVTVSLAGLRAEAKYSLEVSYLSDSRDRVQRLKADDLVLQKRHELKKGQVERFSVDLPEQVYADGEIVLTAEKISGPNAVIAGVKLFSNQQGMLCLPAVKAAGKLGGHIEGKVFNANDNEPLAGAAIKSEYDGQIVEAVSDSEGRFVLKLPYEWREGLAKNLKITCVWQGREERTWVPRGEIFRPRLTVRPVDVKKVDQPIMSLNGHWDFCPVPDEGFSNTGENAGQWYEIEVPGEWVMQGFAVEQGKFAAYRRKLDVPEDWDGQRVKLRFDGVYSVCRIWVNGQPAGEHSGGFTPFEVDVTDLVNAGDENEIVLAVKNESLADVLASGSQYAVHQLGGISRKVTMFAVPTVNVASMHVVTDMDEEYADAVMRVEMDIVNDGEKNWKGGKVEFKLTAWKDKQDVRIDQDKFKIDAIAAGQRLRKVFEIKVDNPRKWTSETPNLYVLSCELKRGWSMLEKVQRRIGFREIEVQGNQLLVNGKPVKLRGVNRHEAHPLRGRSLTAEQWRTDAELFKAANCNYIRTSHYPPAEEFIAACDEIGLFVEEEAPFCWVGHGTNSTWRNADPQARKNLQTLLQGTAEMIERDRSNPSVLFWSLANESQWGRNFERTFAMSNLADPSRPKAFHDQSWGGYNNYGSNTQIANFHYPGPGGPEQAKNSERPLLFGEYLHLNAYNRFELTADPGLRDIWGQGLKKMWDDMYATDALLGGAIWSGVDDTFFLPNGKTVGYGTWGPIDGWRRKKPEWWHVKKVYSPVRILEDSVIFADGEMHAEVENRFNFTNLDEVVFAWTCDERSGKARFDIPPRGKGKIKLPIGDIAADQAAGITIVTADGRVVDEYRFVNETIESDHEPMKQAAGKVTAVTEDGKIVVNGDGFRYVFDKTSGKLKGGYVGDDKVLTGGPELMLLPLNSGGDTQMTGEDEYVPFTPTCSAWKADTVNVEESENVVINVAGKYDEAQGSYRIVIGPDGEMTVKYDFTCLKDINPRQVGIVFDTTKHCDTLSWKRDGLWTAYPDWHIGRLEGSTRAFAGTPVSESAGPRYEPAYEWRFDCNELGTNDFRSTKENIYTASLTDDRARGLEVNSDGSQSVRAWLSNDTIRLLIADYINPGSERFYRRHARQWDRPLKKGDKIAGTVTVSLR
- a CDS encoding (2Fe-2S) ferredoxin domain-containing protein; translated protein: MATPLDIVKKKRAQAVSKIISKGYLSTKRVYVGMATCEIAAGSKEVMAVFKDAMAKGLTDVYLSQKGCAGRCNLEPTVEIVEEGKIPVKYGKVDEKKAREIIERHIKNGEIIEEWLI